AAGGTCGCCAGGTCGTACCGGGCGCCGCAGCCCGTGCAGGTGTTTCCCCGCACCCCCCCGTGGATCTCCAGGACGTTTCGGGACCCCGCCTTCTGGTGGAGCCCGTCGATGTTCTGGGTCACGATGCCCGAAAGCACCCCCTCCTCCTCCAGCCGGGCGAAGAAGCGATGGGCCCCGGTGGGCTGGACGCGGTCCAGCAGGTCCAGGAATTCCCGGTGGAACCGGAAGAAGAAGCCCGGGTTCCGGAAGAAGTGGTCGATGTCGAAGATCCGCTCCGGGTCGGAGATCCCCAGGGTGCGGTAGAGCCCCTGGGGGCCCCGGAAGTCCTGGATCCCCGCTTTCGTGGAGAGTCCCGCGCCGCTCAAGACCGCCACGCGGCGGGAGGAACGGATCCACTGGGCGCAGGTTGCCGCTTCTCCGTATTGCATCGAATC
The sequence above is drawn from the Aminomonas paucivorans DSM 12260 genome and encodes:
- a CDS encoding SIR2 family NAD-dependent protein deacylase, whose product is MQYGEAATCAQWIRSSRRVAVLSGAGLSTKAGIQDFRGPQGLYRTLGISDPERIFDIDHFFRNPGFFFRFHREFLDLLDRVQPTGAHRFFARLEEEGVLSGIVTQNIDGLHQKAGSRNVLEIHGGVRGNTCTGCGARYDLATFRELLAAAEVPRCPRCGGIVKPDIVFFGEGVQALGACQALMEEADLLFVVGSSLVVTPAALLPSACPGRIVVVNKGEISFSYLPRNRVSLHAEEDLDTFFQRVEKAYDSPEEEAPDSPI